The genomic segment ACCAACCCGGCGGCCTACCTGCCCGACGAACGGCGGCGCTATGAGGAAGCGTGGGCGCGGCCCGGTGCGGCGACCGCGATGGTCAACTACTACCGGGCGATGGTGCGGCTGGGGGGCCTGGGGCGGGGAGGCGGAGGCGGCGCGGTCCCCCCCATCCGGGTGCCCACCCTGGTGCTGTGGGGCGAGCGCGACGTGGCGCTGCGGCCCGAACTCGCCGACGGGCTGGAGGCGTGGGTGCCGGGCGTGCGGGTGGTGCGCCTTGCGCGGGCGAGCCACTGGGTCATGCGCGACGAGCCGCTGCGGGTGAACAACCTGCTGCTGGAGTTCCTGTCGGGCCAGTGACCTGAGTCTCTTTTCGTGCCATCCTCGGCCATGACGACGGAGACAGTGCAGATCAGGGTCGAGGGCTACGGCGAGGTCACCGCGCGGGCGGGCGAGCGGCTGGTGCTGGCGCTGGAGCGCGGCGGGGTGGACATCCTGCACCGCTGCGGGGGCGTGGCCCGCTGCACGACCTGCCGGGTGAGCTTTCAGGAGGGCGAACCGGACCTGATGACGGTGGCCGAGCACGACAAACTTGTGGAAAAGGGGCTGCTGGGGCAGGCGCGGCTCTCCTGCCAGGTCGAGTGCGCCGAGGGCATGGCCGTGACGCCGCTGCAAACCGCACGGTCGAGCGGGCTGGAACCCGGCAAGGCGCCCGCCGAGCAGATCGAACCCGAGCCCGAGTGGACCACCCGGCCAGGGTCCTCGACCGAGGGCTAATACGGATTCCGGTTGAACAGTTACACAAACTGTTCAACCCGAGCGGACTTGTAAAGCTGCGGAGCAGAGCGAGCAGGAACAAAACGGTTGCCGGGAAAGGAGTTGTCGCACCGGCGCCTTCCCGGTTCGATAACGGATTGGACGGCAACTGTATAACTCAGGAGTTGCACCTGCATAACGACGGGGAAGCGCTCCCAGCCGAGAAAATCTGGGAGTGTCTACGTCACAGATTCTGGGGGAGCGCGTCCGCATTCTGGCAGATGAGTTCCTGGCCGTTCCAACCACGTCCTACCAACAGCGCAGCCTGGAGGCTGCGCTGTCGATGTTCCTGGACACTGCCACCAAAACGGCGTTGCACCGCGCTGAGTTGGTCAGCAAAAGTGCGCTGAGCCGCCTCCTGAACGAGTACCCCTGGGATACGGCACAGGGTTGGGCCATCTTGCAGCGCGCCCAGTGGGACGCGCTGCTTGTCGCGGCCCGACGAAAACACCGCCCACTCCTGCGGCTGAGTGTCGACCTGACCAGCATCGAAAAAAAGGGCAGCACGCTGCCCTTCGTTCGCGTCTACAACGAGGTTCACGGCATCCATCTGGTCGTGTTGTTCGCCGAATACGGAGCGGTGAAGTTTCCCGTGGGGTACCGGGTCTACCGGGGCAAGGGGACAGCGACCCCAGTGACTCTGGCACGAGAACTTCTGCGAACCGTCCCAGACGCGATCCGTCGTCGATTCCGGATTCGCGTGTTAGCAGACAGCGGATTCGAATCCGCTGTCTTCCTGGATGAAGTCAGGCAGCTGGGCTTCGAGTTTGTGGTGGGCGTTCGGTCAACCCGGCGGACGATGCACCCAGGCGAGGTCACGGTGGCTGACTGTCCGCATGGAGGCTACATCGAATTGAAGAACTGGCCGCATGACCCGCTGGTGCTGGGTCGCGTCGACCGTGGAGACCGGGTGTTTCACGCGGTTTCTTCGGAACTGATGGAAGGCGACGAGGTGGTCGCCGAGGGGGCAAAGCGGTGGAGTGAGGAATCGTTCTTCAAGGAGGGCAAGCACCAGTTTGGTCTGGCGCAGTTCGCAATGCGAACTGCTGTGGGCCTGGATCGCTGGGTCCTGCTGGTGTTCCTGGCCTGGACACTGGCCATCCTGCACCGAGAGACCGGGATGACCCTGGAGGCGTGTGCTGCTCTGGCACTGATGACGGTCATGCCAGACGTTCATTTGAACCGCCTGCTCCTGACGTTCAGCAGAAACTCGGAATTTCTCCGCCAGCACGGCTATTCACTGCGCTATGCGAGGTGCAACTCCTGAGTATAAGCCCCTAGCCCGGCGTCGTGCCGGGGCCACCCCCCAGCGGGCCGCCGAGGCCCAGACGGTGGTCTCCCCCATCGCGGCCAGACCCACGCGACCCACCTCCCAGCGGATCGGTGGTCGCCTGGGTCCAGGCCACGCGCCCGCAGTGGGGGCAGGGGGGAACGGGGCCGCCGTTCACCGGGCTGACCGTGCCGCAGTGGGTGCAGGCGAGGTCACTCTGGCGGCCCTCCATGACCGAAACGGGCGCTTCAAGGTCCCAGGGGGGCACGATGGGCAACCCCGGCGGCGCGTCCTCCGAGTGCAGGAACACGCTGAGGTTGCCGTCCTGCTCGAAGTAGACCCGCTGCACCTGCCCGAGCTGCCGCACCCCGGCGACCCGCAGGCGCTCGAAGAGGTCCTCCCGGCTGAGGTTGGAGCGGTCGAGCGCCCGGCCCGACATCACCCCGTCGCGCACGAGTTCGACGGGGGTGCCCTCGACGAAGGTCTCGACGGTCTCGTTCTTGATGACGAGCCAGGCGAGCAGCCGCTGCATCCCCACCACCAGCGCGAGCACCAGCATCGCGTGCGCGAGCGGCACCTCCGGGTAGAACATCGGGTCGCCCGCCGCCGACCCCAGCCCGATCACGATGGCGAGTTCCAGCGGACTGAGCTGCGCCAGCCCCCGCTTGCCCATCAGCCGCAGCAGCAGCAGCAGCCAGCCGAAAATCACCACCGTCCGCAGGGCGATCTCCGCGAAAAACAGCGGGGAGAAGTCCCCCAGGAACATCCGGGGCAGGTCGAGCGGAACGATTTCAGCGCTCATGGACGGCGCTCCGGCGGGGCCTGTCCCGGTTCACTCAGGTCAGCCTCGGTCAGCCCCAACCCGGCGAGCACCTGAGGGCGCGTCCAGCCCACATACGAGGCGAGGTCGTGCAGGGCCGCCTCGAACTCCGGCGAGCCGGGCGGCAGCGCCCGCAGCCGCGCCCACAGGGCGTTGCGCCGCTTCAGGAAGTCACGGTCGGGCACGGCATCCCTCCAGCCTCAGCGGTAGGTCGCGTTGTCGCGCAGGTGCTCGGCGTAGGTGTGGTTGACGTAGATCTTGCCGTCGGGCGCGTGCAGGAAGTACAGGGCGTCGCGGCCGTCGGGCAGCTTGCGCTCGGCGTTCAGGACGCTCAGCAGGGCAGGCTGGCCGGGGTTGTTGATGGGACCGGCGGGCAGGCCCTGGCGGGTGTAGGTCGAGTAGGGCGTGTCCTTGGTGAAGTCCCCGGCCGAGCGGTCGAGTTCGGGCAGGTCCTTGCCCAGCCCGTAGGCCACGGTGGGGTCGCTGCCCAGGGTGATGCCGTCCCGCAGGCGGTTGAGGAAGACCCCCGCGATGACCGGCATCTCCGCGTTGTTGGCGGCCTCCGCCTGCACCATGCTGCCCAGAATCACCCAGTCGCGCACCGAGAGGCCCAGGGCCTTCGCCTTCTGCACGTTCTCCGGGGTGAATTCCTGCTCCATGCGGGCGACCATTTCCTTCACAGCGTCTGTGGGCGTCTCCCCCACACGGAACTCGTAGGTCGCCGGGAAGACGAAGCCTTCGAGGTTCTCCTGCTCGCCCCGCGCGTACTGGCTGAGAGAAGCGTCGTTGAGGGCGGCTTCGATGGCCTTGGGGTCAAACCCGGCCTTCCCGAAGACGGGCGGAATGTCGCGCAGGCGCCAGCCCTCGGGCACCGTCACGTTGACGGTGGGGATGCGGGCGGGTCCGGCAAGTTTTTCGGCGACCTGATAGACGGTCATGTCACCCTTCAGGTCGTAGAGGCCCTCCTTGAGGCTGCCCGCCGTGCCGTTTTGCCGCATCACGAATCTGAGGGCGTCGGCGTTTTTCACGATGCCCTTTTCCTGCAACTCGCGGGCCACGGCGGGGAGGGTGTCGCCGGGCTCGACCTCCAGGGTGTAGGGACCGCCCCCGGCGGGCTGGGTCAGGCCGCGCAGGTACACGAAGACCCCAGCGGCGGCCAGCAGCAGCAGGATCACCAGTCCCAGCAGAATCTTGACCCACAGGGCCATCCCGCCCCCCTGAAGCCGGGTCATGCGGGCACCCCACCCGCGCCGAACGGAGTCACGCCGTGCGCGGCCAGGCGCCGCCCCAGCTCCGCGTCGGCGGGGGGCCGGGCGCCGAAGCGCGACACCACCCAGCCGCCGACCTCCACGGCGAGGCGGGCGGCGCGGGGGGCATCGCCGTGCGCGAGCCAGCCTGCCAGGAACGCGCCCCCGAAGGCGTCTCCGGCCCCGGTCGCGTCCACCGGGCGGTCGGCCGTGGCCGGAATATGCACGCGGGGCTGCTCCGGGCCTTCGATCAGGGCGCCCTCGTCGTCCATCTTCAGGACCACCAGGGCGCGGGGGTAGCGCTCCCGCAGGCAGGCCAGGGCCGGGCCGGGTTCGGCCTCGCCGGTCAGGGCGCGGGCCTCGTCGGCGTTGGGGAAAATCACGTCGAAGGGGACCGCGTCGACGATCCCGAGGAAGGTCTCGCGGCCAAGTTGCTGAATCATCTGAAAGCTCCCAGGGTCGAGGCTGAGGGTGCCCCCCCCCTCGCGGGCGAGGGCGGCGGCGGCCAGGGCGGCGGCGCGGGGCGGATCACGAAAGAGGCTCCAGGCGGTGAGGTGCAGGTGCCGCGCTCCGCGCAGGGTCTCCCCCGGCAGTTCGTCGGGGCGCAGCTCCCAGTCGGCGGCCTGCCCGGTCAGCATGGCCCGCTGGCCGTGACGGTCGATCAGGGCGAGAATCACCCCGGTGGGATGCTCGTCCGACAGGATGACCTCGGCGCCCACGCCTTCCGAGCGCAGCTCATAGGTGGCGAGGTCCCCGAAGCGGTCGCGGCCCACCTTGCCCACGAAGGTGGCAGGGCACCCGGCCCGGCGTGCCCACACCGCCAGATTCGCGGCCGAGCCGCCGCCGGACAGTTCCAGGCGCCCGGTCGTGTCGCCGCCCGGCAGCAGCATCGTGTCCGGCTTGGCCAGCACGTCCCAGGCGAGGTCGCCCAGCGACACCAGCGGGCGGAGCGGGGAAAAGGTGGGATGGCTCATGCGTGCCTCGCAGCATACAATTCCCGGCCCGCCGCGCTCTCCCCCCGGTGCCCCCGCCCTATCCCCGTGGGAGGGGCGCGGTGAGCACCGCCTGCCGCGCCAGCAGGGTCGCGGCCACGTCCAGCGCCCCGCTCAGGCCGTAGACCCACAGGTCCGCCGTGCCGGGCACGCTGCTGAAGCCCCGGATGGGCACCACGTTGAAGACCGCCATCGCCAGGCTGAGGGCCGCCGCCACGTTGAGCCAGTCGGCCAGCCGCGCCCGCCGCAGGGGGTCGGCGGGTTCGGGCGCGAGGCGGGCCAGGGTGCCGTAGACCGCGTTGCCCGCGAGCACGGCAGCGGGCCACACGGTGAGCAGGGCGGTCAGCGCGACCGGATTGGCCTGCGGCGCCGCGCCCCCCAGCACCGATATCAGCGTCAGAAACCACAGCGCCAGCCGCAGGGACGTGAGCCAGGGAAAGAACCCGCGTAGCGCCCGCAGGGTGCCGTCCTCCGGCGGCATGCCCCGCCCCGCCGTGAAGCGGCCCAGCACCGCCGTCCACAGGCCCAGCACCAGCGCCGCGAGCAGGGCTTCCCCGGCATTCAGCCAGCCCATCCCCCCGAAGCCCTCCCGCCACAGCAGGTACGCGGCGAGGGCGACCAGTCCGGCGACCTGCATCCACAGGGCCACGAGGGCGGGAGTGCGCCAGCGGGTCACGAGGAGCCTCCCACCCGGACGGCGTCCGAGCCTGGTGACCGGGCACCCTTCCTCACAGCCCCAGCTTCGCCCGCAGCCGCTCGCGAACCACCTCGGGCTGGGCCTGGCCCCCGGTGGCCTTCATGACCGGGCCGAAGAGGGCGTTCATCGCCTTGGCATTCCCGGCGCGGACCTTCTCCACGGTGGCGGGGTCGGCCGCGATGGCCGCGTCAATGGCAGCGTCGATGGCCCCGGTATCGGTCACCACCGCCAGGCCACGCTCCTGCACCAACCGCTCCGGATCATGGCCGTCCAGCACGTCGGGAAGGAGATCCTTGGCGATCTTGCCGCTGATCGTGCCCTCGTCGATCAGGCGCACGAGCGCGGCGAGGTGTGCGGGCTGGAGGGCCGAAGCCGCGAGCGCCACTTCCCGTGCCGCCAGCAGCCCGGCCACATCGCTCAGCAACCAGTTGGCCAGCTTCTGTGGGTCAGCTCCTCCCATAAGCGCCGCGTCGTAGAAGCGCGAGAGGGTGACGTCGTGGCTGAGGGTCTGCGCGTCGGCCCCCCGCACCCCCGCCGCGAGGTAGCGTTCGCGCTTGGCGGCGGGCAGCTCGGGCATCCGTGCCCGCACCCGCGCGATCCACTCCGGGGTGATGTCCAGGGGCGGGAGGTCCGGCTCGGGGAAATAGCGGTAGTCGGCCTCGCCCTCCTTGGTCCGCATGACGAAGGTCTTGCCGCCGCCCTCGTCCCAGCCCAGGGTGTCTTGCGTGATGGCGCCGCCCGCAGACAGCACCCGCGTCTGCCTCGCCGTTTCGTAAGCGATGGCCCGCTCAACGCTGCGGAAGGAATTGAGGTTCTTGACCTCCACCTTGGTGCCCCAGGGCTCGCCGGGTTTGTGAACGCTGAGGTTCACGTCGCAGCGCATCTTGCCCTCCTCGGGAGTCGCGTCACTAACACCGAGGGCCTGCGCGATGGCCTGCACGCTCTCCAGAAAGGCGCGGGCCTGCTCGGGTCCCGTGAGGTCGGCCTCGGTGACCATCTCGATCAGGGGCGACCCGGCGCGGTTGAGGTCGAGCAGGCTGTAGGGCGCGTAGGCGGGGTGCAGCAGCTTGCCCGCGTCGTCTTCGAGGTGGGCGCGTTTGATGCGGACGCGCTCGCCTGCTCCATTTCCCAGCGGCACATCCAGATACCCGTTCCGCGCCACGGGGCGGTCGTACTGCGAGAGCTGGAAGTTCTTGGGCGAGTCGGGGTAGAAGTAGTTCTTGCGGTGAAACTGGGTGAAGCCCGAGACCTCGCAGTTCAGCGCGAGGCCGAACATCAGCGCGAGGTCCACCGCCTCCCGGTTGAGGGTGGGGAGGGTGCCCGGCAGCCCCAGGGTCAGGGGGTCCGCGAAGGTGTTGGGGTCCGCCCCGTGGTAGTCGGCGGGGCACGCGCTGAACAGCTTGGAGCGTGTCCGCAGTTGCAGGTGAACTTCCAGCCCGATGACCGCGCGGTACATGGGGCGCAGGATACGGCTTCGGGAGCAGGCCGGGCAGGGTCAGCCCCCGTCCCGGCGGCGGGTCAGGCCCTCACAGGCTGCGGCACTGGCCCTCGCGGTTGCCCTCCACGCGGTTGCTGGCCCCGGTGGGCGTGCGGGCGTTGTTCTCGCACTCCAGGTTGCCATCGACGGTCACGCGGGTCAGGCGCAGGGGGCCGCTGTTGCGCTCCAGCTCGATGTTGCCGTCCACGCGAGTGTTCTCCACCGTCACGCTGCCGCCGCGCTCGGCTTTGAGGTCGCCGGCCACCCGGCTGTCCGTCACGGTGATCTGGCGAAAGCCGTCCTTGCCCTCGACACTGCCGCTGACCGTGCTGTTGCGGATGCTGACGCTGCCCCCCCGCCCGACCTGCACCGAGCCGCCCACGCGCACATTGAGCAGCACGCAGGTCGCGCCCGGCCGCACCTCGACGTTGCCCCCCAGGACCCGGCCCCGCAGCGTGCCCGAGCAGGTCACGTGGTCGGCCCCCGCCGTGGGCAGCGCGAGTAAGGGCAACAGGGCCAGGGCCGCGAGCACAGACCTGTTCATACTCTTCAGCGTACCCCGGCCCCGTGCGGATTCCCTGGGAGAACGGTGGGCGGGGATTCACTCCCGGCGCACCATCTCCGTGTCGCTGGCGCGGAAGCCCAGCGCCCCGTACAGCGCCCGGCCCGCCTCGGTGGTGCCCAGGCTCAGGCGGGTCACGCCGCGCTCGCGGGCGGCTTCCACGCAGCGGGTCACCAACTCGCGGGCCAGGCCGCGCCGCCGAAAGTCGGGGTCGGTCCAGACGTTCACG from the Deinococcus sp. NW-56 genome contains:
- a CDS encoding 2Fe-2S iron-sulfur cluster-binding protein; translation: MTTETVQIRVEGYGEVTARAGERLVLALERGGVDILHRCGGVARCTTCRVSFQEGEPDLMTVAEHDKLVEKGLLGQARLSCQVECAEGMAVTPLQTARSSGLEPGKAPAEQIEPEPEWTTRPGSSTEG
- a CDS encoding transposase codes for the protein MSTSQILGERVRILADEFLAVPTTSYQQRSLEAALSMFLDTATKTALHRAELVSKSALSRLLNEYPWDTAQGWAILQRAQWDALLVAARRKHRPLLRLSVDLTSIEKKGSTLPFVRVYNEVHGIHLVVLFAEYGAVKFPVGYRVYRGKGTATPVTLARELLRTVPDAIRRRFRIRVLADSGFESAVFLDEVRQLGFEFVVGVRSTRRTMHPGEVTVADCPHGGYIELKNWPHDPLVLGRVDRGDRVFHAVSSELMEGDEVVAEGAKRWSEESFFKEGKHQFGLAQFAMRTAVGLDRWVLLVFLAWTLAILHRETGMTLEACAALALMTVMPDVHLNRLLLTFSRNSEFLRQHGYSLRYARCNS
- a CDS encoding DUF421 domain-containing protein; its protein translation is MSAEIVPLDLPRMFLGDFSPLFFAEIALRTVVIFGWLLLLLRLMGKRGLAQLSPLELAIVIGLGSAAGDPMFYPEVPLAHAMLVLALVVGMQRLLAWLVIKNETVETFVEGTPVELVRDGVMSGRALDRSNLSREDLFERLRVAGVRQLGQVQRVYFEQDGNLSVFLHSEDAPPGLPIVPPWDLEAPVSVMEGRQSDLACTHCGTVSPVNGGPVPPCPHCGRVAWTQATTDPLGGGSRGSGRDGGDHRLGLGGPLGGGPGTTPG
- the mltG gene encoding endolytic transglycosylase MltG, whose amino-acid sequence is MTRLQGGGMALWVKILLGLVILLLLAAAGVFVYLRGLTQPAGGGPYTLEVEPGDTLPAVARELQEKGIVKNADALRFVMRQNGTAGSLKEGLYDLKGDMTVYQVAEKLAGPARIPTVNVTVPEGWRLRDIPPVFGKAGFDPKAIEAALNDASLSQYARGEQENLEGFVFPATYEFRVGETPTDAVKEMVARMEQEFTPENVQKAKALGLSVRDWVILGSMVQAEAANNAEMPVIAGVFLNRLRDGITLGSDPTVAYGLGKDLPELDRSAGDFTKDTPYSTYTRQGLPAGPINNPGQPALLSVLNAERKLPDGRDALYFLHAPDGKIYVNHTYAEHLRDNATYR
- a CDS encoding carbohydrate kinase family protein, coding for MSHPTFSPLRPLVSLGDLAWDVLAKPDTMLLPGGDTTGRLELSGGGSAANLAVWARRAGCPATFVGKVGRDRFGDLATYELRSEGVGAEVILSDEHPTGVILALIDRHGQRAMLTGQAADWELRPDELPGETLRGARHLHLTAWSLFRDPPRAAALAAAALAREGGGTLSLDPGSFQMIQQLGRETFLGIVDAVPFDVIFPNADEARALTGEAEPGPALACLRERYPRALVVLKMDDEGALIEGPEQPRVHIPATADRPVDATGAGDAFGGAFLAGWLAHGDAPRAARLAVEVGGWVVSRFGARPPADAELGRRLAAHGVTPFGAGGVPA
- the gatB gene encoding Asp-tRNA(Asn)/Glu-tRNA(Gln) amidotransferase subunit GatB, producing MYRAVIGLEVHLQLRTRSKLFSACPADYHGADPNTFADPLTLGLPGTLPTLNREAVDLALMFGLALNCEVSGFTQFHRKNYFYPDSPKNFQLSQYDRPVARNGYLDVPLGNGAGERVRIKRAHLEDDAGKLLHPAYAPYSLLDLNRAGSPLIEMVTEADLTGPEQARAFLESVQAIAQALGVSDATPEEGKMRCDVNLSVHKPGEPWGTKVEVKNLNSFRSVERAIAYETARQTRVLSAGGAITQDTLGWDEGGGKTFVMRTKEGEADYRYFPEPDLPPLDITPEWIARVRARMPELPAAKRERYLAAGVRGADAQTLSHDVTLSRFYDAALMGGADPQKLANWLLSDVAGLLAAREVALAASALQPAHLAALVRLIDEGTISGKIAKDLLPDVLDGHDPERLVQERGLAVVTDTGAIDAAIDAAIAADPATVEKVRAGNAKAMNALFGPVMKATGGQAQPEVVRERLRAKLGL